ATAACATAAGTAAAGCACATTTCATGCCAATAATAAAGATGTTGATTTTAAAGGTTTTTAATTTTTCTGCACTGCCAATATGTGTGATTTATTCACTATTTGGGAAAACTACCGACACAATCAGTCAATAACATCCCTTTTCAGAAAAGGCCTGAGCGCCTCCGGCACGACCACGGTACCGTCCCTCTGCTGATAATTCTCAATAATTGCCACCACCGTTCTTCCTATCGCAAGGCCCGAGCCATTGAGCGTATGAACAAAGCCTGCCCCCTTTTTCCCCGGCCTTCTGAACCTGATATTGGCCCTCCTTGCCTGGTAGTCCTCGAAGTTGGAACAGGAAGAGATCTCGCGGTATCTATTCTGCCCGGGAAGCCACACCTCGATGTCGTAGGTCTTTGAGGCGGAGAACCCGATGTCTCCTGAGCAGAGCACCACCACCCTGTAAGGCAGGTCAAGCTGCTGAAGGATATCCTCTGCATCCCTGGTAAGGCTCTCGAGTTCATTATATGAGTCTTCAGGCTTAACGAACTTGACAAGCTCAACCTTGTTGAACTGATGCTGCCGTACCAGGCCCCTTGTATCCTTGCCGTAGGAGCCTGCCTCGCGGCGGAAACAAGGGGTATAGGCAGTGTAGTATATCGGCAGGTCTTCATCCCTGAGAATCTCATCGCGGTGGATGTTGGTAACGGGGACCTCGGCGGTTGGTATGAGATACAGTTCGGGATCAACCGTCCTGAAAAGGTCCATCTCAAACTTCGGCAACTGTCCCGTTGCCGTCATTGACTCGCGGTTTACGAGTATCGGGGGAAGCATCTCCTTGTAGCCCCTTGCTGTGTTGTGATCGAGCATGAAGTTCATCAGTGCCCGTTCAAGCTGTGCCCCCGGGCCCTTCATAAGAGAGAACCTGGCCCCGGCAATCTTTGAGGCACGATCAAAGTCCACAATGTCGAGGGCCTCTGCAATATCCCAGTGATTAAGGGGCTCGAAGTCGAAATCCCGGGGCCTTCCCCAGCGCCTGATCTCAACGTTATCCTCCTCATCCTCACCTGATGGAACGCTCTCATGGAGGATATTGGGGACACTCAGCAGAAACTCTCTTATCCTTCCGTCCACCTCTTTTAACTCATCATCAAGACCCCTTATCCTTTCCGATACAACCTTCATCTCCTTGA
Above is a genomic segment from bacterium BMS3Abin08 containing:
- the serS gene encoding serine--tRNA ligase, whose translation is MLDVKFVRENPEEVEASLKKRGYDITLDKFMELEERRRRIIKDVEGLRSRRNTVSDEIGRMKKAGQEALELIKEMKVVSERIRGLDDELKEVDGRIREFLLSVPNILHESVPSGEDEEDNVEIRRWGRPRDFDFEPLNHWDIAEALDIVDFDRASKIAGARFSLMKGPGAQLERALMNFMLDHNTARGYKEMLPPILVNRESMTATGQLPKFEMDLFRTVDPELYLIPTAEVPVTNIHRDEILRDEDLPIYYTAYTPCFRREAGSYGKDTRGLVRQHQFNKVELVKFVKPEDSYNELESLTRDAEDILQQLDLPYRVVVLCSGDIGFSASKTYDIEVWLPGQNRYREISSCSNFEDYQARRANIRFRRPGKKGAGFVHTLNGSGLAIGRTVVAIIENYQQRDGTVVVPEALRPFLKRDVID